The Streptomyces racemochromogenes DNA segment AACGCCAGCACCCGGCGGTAGGTAAGGCCGATCGCGACGAGTACGCCGAACAGCAGGTAGAAGCGGAGCTCGGCCCAGAGGGTCCAGTAGACCGGGTCCAGGTTGTCGACCCCGACCGGCATGTTGGCCATGCTCAGGTTCGTGAGGATGCGCGAGAGGGTCGGCCGCTTGGTGTTGTCGCCCCAGATGGTCGGCACGATCAGCAGGCAGACGGAGGTGAGCAGGACCGCGACCCAGTAGGCGGGGAAGAGCCGGACCACGCGCGAGGTGACGAAGTCGCCGACCGAACGGCCCCAGCAGGACATGCAGATGACGAAGCCGCTGATCAGGAAGAACAGCTCGACGCCGGTCCAGCTGTACGCGCCGACCAGGTGGCCGGCCGGCATCAGTTCGCTGGGCTTGCCGTGCCAGATCTGCGGGAAGCGCTCGACTCCGAGCCAGTGCCACAGGACGACGCCCATCGCGGCGATCAGGCGGAGGCCGTCCAGGACGTAGAGCCGGGGCCGTTTGCCGGCGGCCGGCGCGCCGCCTCGCACCTCCTCCGGCTGGGCCGCCGGGGGCGGCGACATGGATACCGGCGGGGAACTGACGTCGGAGACCATCGACAACGCTTTCGGGGGCCGGTGCGGAGGTACTTATCAGTACAATTTCAGATGCAAACCCGGTCACCATATCATGGGCCGATCCCGGCCCGGCCGCCCGCCTCCCCCACCCGAGAGGGGGTCCCGGTCAGGGGCGCTGACGGCACCTCAGTTCACCGGGGCACCGGGGGCAACGGGTAAGGTTGCCCGCCGCGGGCCTTGCGACCTGGCCCGGCCGACCGGTCACGGCGCCGGTGGCAGCCGAGTGGCAGCACCCGCCGACATCGACACCGAATGGACTCGTCCCATGCGTAGCGCGCCCGGAACACGGCGTTCGGCGGGAGCCGGCGACGGCGACCCCCGGCTCTTCGACTGGCTCCGGGGACGGGCGCCGCTGGCCCTGGTGGCGGCGGCGGTCGCGCTGCTCGCCAACGTCTACTACCAGGCCCGTCACTCGGGGAACGTCGGCCTCGACAACGAGTGGGTCATCAAGGCCGCGGACGTCTTCAATCACGGCAGGCCCCCGTATGAGGAGGAACGTTTCCTCTACCTGCCGCCGGGCGTCCTCGCCGGCGTGCCCTGGCTCTGGTTCTCCCTGAAGACCCGGCTGGACCTGCTGCCCTTCGTCGGCATCGCCTTCGTCCTCACGGGCTGGATCCTCTCGCTGCGAATATTCGGGGTCTCGGCGCGGAGCCGCCTGGCCGTGCTCGGTGCGATCGCGCTCTGCTTCCTGGAGCCGTTCACCAACGTCGTGCAGATCGGCAACTGGACCTCCGGTTACGTGATGGCCCTCCCGGCGGTGCTGCTGCTGGCCGCCAACCGCCGCTGGACGGCGGCCGCGGTGGTGTTCGGCGTGGCCATCAGCATCAAGCCGATCCTCGCCCCCGTGGTGCTGGTCTTCCTGATGGCCCGCCAGTTCAAGGCCTTCGCCGTCGCGATCGTGGTGCCGGCGGTGATCGCGGTGGCGGCCGGCGCGATGATGCCCCAGCCCACGCTGTTCCTCACCAAGACGCTGCCCTACCTGCTCGGCGGACAGGGCGGTTTCGCCGCGCCGTTCGACGCCTCGGTCTCCAACGTCCTGACCCGGCTGGGCCTGCCCGAGGGCGTGGCCGGGGCCGCCGGCCTGGCCGCGGCGGCCCTCATGATCGTGCTGGCCTGGCTCCGCTGGCGCCGGGGCGGCCACGAGGGCCTGCGCCTGGTGGAGACCAGCGCCATGCTGATGCTGGCGGCCTTCCTGGGCACCAAGCCGTCCTTCGACCACTACACCCTGATCGTCCTGGTCCCGATGGCCGCGGCCGTGGTGGTCCCCGGCGCGGCCTCGCGCTCCCCGTGGTTCTGGATCGGCTACGTCCCGATGGTCAACGGTCTGA contains these protein-coding regions:
- a CDS encoding glycosyltransferase family 87 protein — protein: MRSAPGTRRSAGAGDGDPRLFDWLRGRAPLALVAAAVALLANVYYQARHSGNVGLDNEWVIKAADVFNHGRPPYEEERFLYLPPGVLAGVPWLWFSLKTRLDLLPFVGIAFVLTGWILSLRIFGVSARSRLAVLGAIALCFLEPFTNVVQIGNWTSGYVMALPAVLLLAANRRWTAAAVVFGVAISIKPILAPVVLVFLMARQFKAFAVAIVVPAVIAVAAGAMMPQPTLFLTKTLPYLLGGQGGFAAPFDASVSNVLTRLGLPEGVAGAAGLAAAALMIVLAWLRWRRGGHEGLRLVETSAMLMLAAFLGTKPSFDHYTLIVLVPMAAAVVVPGAASRSPWFWIGYVPMVNGLTLPFVSAWNTYNYRVLGTNLVSAATLASRAVGRRPAGAAPAGAAPGRTQERQRTPSGV